A section of the Streptomyces sp. NBC_00178 genome encodes:
- a CDS encoding DinB family protein, with translation METDGARTDRLGVLLEQFDQVREAAQVRLSGLGDEEYLWEPAPGCWSVRRRDEAGTPRAFGPGEWVMDLGAPDIPGSEYAEVARQVAGGMTVEKIADDWSVSVGRVQEVLSHTGVPEPDVTPVTTIAWRLGHLHLQFAGAWEWTFGERRQDPKLMVDFSPSAAVAVETFWASVDRWRDSVATVTEEQLDTVGFSAYPYSNDDEYPYVNVLAGGNIEFIHHMAEIAMLRDLWRSIPGRPAERP, from the coding sequence GTGGAGACGGACGGCGCGCGGACGGACCGGCTGGGCGTACTGCTGGAGCAGTTCGACCAGGTCAGGGAGGCGGCCCAGGTGCGGCTGTCAGGACTCGGCGACGAGGAGTACCTCTGGGAGCCGGCCCCCGGCTGCTGGTCCGTCCGGCGGCGGGACGAGGCCGGGACACCCCGGGCGTTCGGACCCGGCGAGTGGGTCATGGACCTCGGCGCCCCCGATATCCCGGGCAGCGAGTACGCCGAGGTGGCGCGGCAGGTTGCCGGCGGCATGACCGTCGAGAAGATCGCCGACGACTGGAGCGTGAGCGTCGGCCGGGTCCAGGAGGTCCTCTCCCACACCGGCGTACCCGAGCCCGACGTGACGCCGGTGACGACCATCGCCTGGCGGCTCGGGCACCTGCATCTGCAGTTCGCCGGGGCCTGGGAGTGGACCTTCGGTGAGCGGCGGCAGGACCCGAAGCTGATGGTCGACTTCAGCCCCTCCGCCGCGGTGGCTGTCGAGACGTTCTGGGCGTCGGTCGACCGCTGGCGCGACAGCGTCGCGACAGTCACCGAGGAGCAGCTGGACACGGTCGGCTTCTCGGCCTACCCGTACAGCAACGACGACGAGTACCCCTACGTCAACGTGCTGGCGGGGGGCAACATCGAGTTCATCCACCACATGGCCGAGATCGCCATGCTGCGCGACCTGTGGCGCTCCATTCCAGGACGACCGGCTGAGCGTCCCTGA
- a CDS encoding SCO2584 family spore wall biosynthesis protein: MPDDVGGKPFQDGWEPDDDRGGADEDFASVVFDEDFVRSAEIHEPSAVERLLAAAEARAEAEASRARFRRDSRDDDPYDGYGPEGAYGHRRARGGFWDPDDPDGARGDASDPYGPDGGALRPYRGTAHWHRPIAWLLAVLIGIGMVALAFSAVYRGAANNRQEQVPSPATSGVDKPGPAPSLSAGHSRPAVSAVPRTP, from the coding sequence GTGCCGGACGACGTGGGGGGCAAGCCGTTCCAGGACGGCTGGGAGCCCGACGACGACCGCGGGGGCGCGGACGAGGACTTCGCCTCCGTGGTGTTCGACGAGGACTTCGTGCGGTCGGCGGAGATCCACGAGCCCAGCGCGGTCGAGCGTCTTCTCGCCGCCGCGGAAGCCCGCGCCGAGGCGGAGGCGAGCAGGGCACGCTTCCGTCGCGATTCCCGGGACGACGACCCCTACGACGGGTACGGCCCGGAGGGTGCGTACGGCCACCGGAGGGCTCGCGGCGGCTTCTGGGACCCCGACGACCCCGATGGCGCGCGCGGAGACGCCTCCGACCCCTACGGGCCTGACGGCGGCGCTCTGCGCCCCTATCGCGGCACGGCGCACTGGCACCGGCCGATCGCCTGGCTGCTCGCCGTGCTCATAGGCATCGGGATGGTCGCCCTGGCCTTCAGCGCGGTCTACCGAGGCGCGGCGAACAACCGGCAGGAACAGGTGCCGTCCCCGGCCACGAGCGGGGTGGACAAGCCGGGCCCGGCTCCCTCGCTCTCGGCCGGGCACTCCCGCCCGGCCGTCTCCGCGGTCCCGCGCACGCCCTGA
- a CDS encoding NADH-ubiquinone oxidoreductase-F iron-sulfur binding region domain-containing protein: protein MNVPLPDVPEVRVVGLPQLTTGFDLVERLDLAMHLKVHGPLEPMTGERLAELAEAISLRGRGGAGFPFGKKLRAVAKASIRRGVRPVVVINGSEGEPACRKDTVLLNRAPHLILDGALLAAEALGARTLVVAVTRNSTEISVRSALAERGLSDKRGQHLRARVVRTPERMVSGEASAVIRAVNGGPALPPGRRERAAESGVAGAPTLLSNAETYAQLAVAARIGSRRYGHTGLHDEPGTVLLTVSGAVATPMVIEVPTGVPLRYVLQLAGAPPLPQGVLTGGYHGNWIDAIASHDAVVSRASLAAAGGALGAGAILPIGPDTCPIGESLRIANWLAAETAGQCGPCKLGLPAAAGGLSDVLNGGGPAALEALREVTQAVKGRGACKHPDGSARFLSSTLSAFTDDLAAHVLDGGCGRETLGVLPLPAAGYEDLEESIPSGEKLAVDWTLCQGHGLCADIVPELIRLGPDGYPALADAAVPMHLRGRAQRAVRRCPALALRIEQAPAERPALPSAQRKALGSGRG from the coding sequence TTGAACGTCCCCCTCCCCGATGTGCCCGAGGTCCGCGTCGTCGGCCTCCCCCAGCTGACCACCGGCTTCGACCTGGTGGAACGCCTGGATCTCGCCATGCACCTGAAGGTGCACGGCCCGCTCGAACCGATGACGGGCGAGCGGCTCGCCGAGCTCGCCGAGGCCATCTCCCTGCGCGGCCGGGGCGGCGCGGGATTCCCGTTCGGGAAGAAGCTCCGCGCGGTGGCCAAGGCGTCCATACGGCGCGGAGTGAGGCCCGTCGTCGTGATCAACGGCAGTGAGGGCGAACCCGCATGCCGCAAGGACACCGTGCTGCTCAACCGGGCTCCGCACCTCATCCTGGACGGCGCGCTGCTCGCCGCCGAGGCGCTCGGCGCCCGCACGCTCGTCGTGGCCGTCACGCGCAACTCCACGGAGATATCCGTCCGGTCCGCCCTGGCCGAGCGCGGCCTGTCCGACAAGCGCGGGCAGCACCTGCGGGCACGCGTGGTGCGTACCCCCGAGCGCATGGTCTCCGGGGAGGCGTCCGCCGTCATCCGGGCCGTGAACGGCGGTCCCGCCCTGCCCCCGGGGCGCCGCGAGCGCGCGGCCGAGTCGGGCGTAGCCGGCGCGCCGACGCTGCTGTCGAATGCGGAGACGTACGCCCAGCTCGCGGTCGCCGCGCGCATCGGTTCCCGCCGCTACGGGCACACGGGTCTGCACGACGAACCGGGCACGGTCCTGCTCACCGTCTCCGGAGCCGTGGCGACCCCGATGGTGATCGAGGTGCCCACCGGGGTGCCCCTGCGGTACGTCCTGCAGCTCGCGGGAGCCCCGCCCCTGCCTCAGGGGGTCCTCACCGGCGGCTATCACGGCAACTGGATCGACGCGATCGCCTCGCACGACGCCGTGGTCTCCAGGGCCTCGCTGGCGGCGGCGGGAGGCGCACTGGGCGCCGGGGCCATCCTGCCGATCGGCCCCGACACCTGCCCGATCGGCGAGTCCCTGCGCATCGCGAACTGGCTCGCCGCCGAGACGGCCGGCCAGTGCGGTCCCTGCAAGCTGGGACTGCCGGCGGCGGCGGGGGGCCTCTCGGACGTGCTGAACGGCGGCGGGCCGGCGGCCCTGGAGGCGCTGCGCGAGGTGACCCAGGCCGTGAAGGGCCGCGGGGCCTGCAAGCACCCGGACGGCTCGGCGCGCTTCCTGTCGTCCACCCTCTCCGCCTTCACGGACGACCTCGCCGCACATGTTCTGGACGGCGGCTGCGGACGCGAGACGCTCGGCGTGCTGCCGCTGCCCGCCGCCGGATACGAGGACCTGGAGGAGTCCATCCCGAGCGGGGAGAAGCTCGCCGTGGACTGGACGCTCTGCCAGGGCCACGGACTCTGCGCGGACATCGTCCCCGAGCTGATCAGACTGGGACCCGACGGCTACCCCGCGCTCGCGGACGCCGCCGTTCCGATGCACCTGCGGGGCCGCGCCCAGCGAGCGGTACGCCGCTGCCCTGCGCTGGCCCTGCGTATCGAACAGGCCCCCGCGGAACGCCCCGCCCTGCCCAGCGCACAGCGCAAGGCACTGGGCAGCGGCCGGGGCTGA
- a CDS encoding histidine phosphatase family protein → MNGSRSGRGRRIVLWRHGQTAWNLERRFQGSTDIELTEAGVGQARRAARLLASLGPDAIVASDLSRAAATAAELAAVTGLTVAHDSALRETYAGAWQGLTHEEIVEQYGEQYAAWKRGEPVRRGGGELETEVADRAAPVVLDHVGKLPDAGTLVVVSHGGTIRTTIGRLLGLESHHWEGLGGLSNCCWSVLGEGARGWRLLEHNAGTLPEPVLGDDD, encoded by the coding sequence CTGAACGGCAGCAGGAGCGGCAGAGGCCGCAGGATCGTCCTCTGGCGCCACGGCCAGACGGCGTGGAACCTGGAGCGGCGCTTCCAGGGGTCCACGGACATCGAGCTGACCGAGGCCGGCGTCGGGCAGGCCCGCCGGGCCGCCCGGCTCCTCGCCTCGCTCGGGCCGGACGCGATCGTGGCGTCCGACCTGAGCCGGGCAGCGGCTACGGCCGCCGAGCTCGCCGCGGTCACCGGCCTGACCGTCGCGCACGACTCCGCCCTGCGCGAGACGTACGCGGGCGCCTGGCAAGGACTCACGCACGAGGAGATCGTCGAGCAGTACGGCGAGCAGTACGCCGCGTGGAAGCGCGGTGAGCCCGTGCGCCGGGGCGGTGGCGAGCTGGAGACCGAGGTGGCCGACAGAGCCGCCCCGGTCGTCCTGGACCACGTCGGCAAGCTGCCGGACGCGGGGACCCTCGTCGTCGTGAGTCACGGCGGCACGATCCGGACGACCATCGGCCGGCTGCTCGGTCTCGAGTCCCACCACTGGGAAGGGCTCGGCGGGCTGTCGAACTGCTGCTGGTCCGTCCTGGGGGAAGGCGCGCGGGGCTGGCGTCTGCTCGAGCACAACGCCGGGACGCTTCCCGAACCCGTGCTCGGGGACGACGACTGA
- a CDS encoding LCP family protein: MTDRQNPYDPYYQQQPQIIGYDEYGQPVYQQQGQQQYDPYTQQQTQQPQQDGQPQQGYGYDPYAGTQQYDPYAAQQAQQTQHQGQHTQQQGQQGYGYDQGYAGYGYDTGTQPVVNDSTQQWAAVPAPAAPAAAPAPVAAPPQPDERREPEPQAGTGVPGQRRADGDYRTEQFSFIEEPDENSEDVIDWLKFTESRSERREEARRRGHNRMVALIVVVTLVVVGGAGYLWFAGKIPGVAGKDEQTAAAAGPQKRDVIVVHLHNTKKGGTSTALLVDNVTTKKGTTVLLPNSLAVAGDDGSTTTLGKSVDDDGSSGTREAIDTLLGTSISGTWRLDTPYLENLVELVGNIEVDTDAAVPAAEKGASPLVRKGEAQTLSGQAAVAYATYQGPGEPEAKQLTRFGQVMRGVLRKLSEDPKAATVTIQTLAQILDPSLPEQDLGASLAKLAGHAKVGDYKTELLPVQDDGTLTESATESVVKDVLGGKVKAPDQDAAVRVGIKNATGSARGTESARVQLVNGGYAFVDGGTADTAASSAVVYGAPEDKAKAVEVAKTLGLPESAAEKGKPAANADVSVVLGRDYEIPKATS; encoded by the coding sequence GTGACCGACCGCCAGAACCCGTACGACCCGTACTACCAGCAGCAGCCGCAGATCATCGGCTACGACGAGTACGGGCAGCCGGTCTACCAGCAGCAGGGGCAGCAGCAGTACGACCCGTACACGCAGCAGCAGACCCAGCAGCCCCAGCAGGACGGGCAGCCCCAGCAGGGCTACGGCTACGACCCGTACGCCGGTACGCAACAGTACGACCCGTACGCGGCCCAGCAGGCGCAGCAGACGCAGCACCAGGGCCAGCACACCCAGCAGCAGGGCCAGCAGGGTTACGGATACGACCAGGGCTACGCCGGGTACGGCTACGACACCGGCACACAGCCCGTCGTGAACGACTCCACCCAGCAGTGGGCCGCCGTCCCCGCCCCCGCCGCGCCCGCCGCCGCCCCCGCTCCCGTCGCCGCCCCGCCGCAGCCGGACGAGCGGCGTGAACCCGAGCCGCAGGCCGGGACCGGCGTGCCCGGGCAGCGCCGCGCCGACGGTGACTACCGCACGGAGCAGTTCTCCTTCATCGAGGAGCCCGACGAGAACTCCGAAGACGTCATCGACTGGCTGAAATTCACCGAGAGCAGGAGTGAGCGGCGCGAGGAGGCACGGCGGCGCGGGCACAACCGGATGGTCGCGCTGATAGTCGTCGTGACACTCGTGGTCGTCGGGGGAGCCGGCTACCTCTGGTTCGCCGGAAAGATCCCGGGTGTCGCGGGCAAGGACGAGCAGACCGCCGCGGCCGCCGGCCCGCAGAAGAGGGACGTCATAGTCGTCCACCTGCACAACACCAAGAAGGGCGGCACCTCCACGGCGCTGCTCGTCGACAACGTCACCACCAAGAAGGGCACCACCGTCCTTCTGCCCAACTCCCTCGCGGTGGCCGGGGACGACGGTTCCACCACCACCCTGGGCAAGTCGGTCGACGACGACGGCTCCAGCGGAACCCGCGAGGCGATCGACACGCTGCTCGGCACCAGCATCAGCGGCACCTGGCGGCTCGACACGCCCTACCTCGAGAACCTCGTCGAGCTCGTCGGCAACATCGAGGTCGACACCGACGCCGCGGTGCCCGCCGCCGAGAAGGGCGCTTCACCGCTGGTCCGCAAGGGCGAGGCCCAGACGCTGAGCGGCCAGGCGGCCGTCGCGTACGCCACCTACCAGGGCCCTGGTGAGCCCGAGGCCAAGCAGCTCACGCGGTTCGGACAGGTCATGCGCGGCGTGCTCCGCAAGCTTTCGGAGGACCCCAAGGCCGCGACCGTCACGATTCAGACGCTCGCGCAGATCCTCGATCCGTCCCTGCCGGAGCAGGACCTCGGTGCCTCGCTGGCGAAGCTCGCCGGGCACGCCAAGGTCGGCGACTACAAGACGGAACTCCTCCCGGTCCAGGACGACGGGACCCTCACCGAGAGTGCCACCGAGAGCGTGGTCAAGGACGTTCTCGGCGGCAAGGTGAAGGCCCCGGACCAGGACGCGGCGGTGCGTGTAGGCATCAAGAACGCCACCGGCAGCGCCCGCGGCACCGAGAGCGCCCGGGTCCAGCTGGTCAACGGCGGCTACGCCTTCGTCGACGGGGGCACGGCGGACACGGCGGCCTCGTCCGCGGTGGTCTACGGCGCGCCCGAGGACAAGGCGAAGGCGGTCGAGGTCGCGAAGACCCTCGGTCTGCCGGAGAGCGCGGCCGAGAAGGGCAAGCCCGCCGCCAACGCGGACGTGTCCGTGGTCCTCGGCCGGGACTACGAGATCCCGAAGGCGACGTCGTAA
- the rsfS gene encoding ribosome silencing factor, producing MTATDRSIELITAAAQAAADRLAHDIIAYDVSDVLSITDAFLVASAPNDRQVKSIVDEIEERLQKELGAKPVRREGDRDARWILLDYVDIVVHVQHSEERVFYALERLWKDCPEIALPEDAVKTRGKAEEHAQLNGGTEGEQN from the coding sequence GTGACCGCCACGGACCGCTCCATCGAGCTCATCACCGCCGCCGCCCAGGCGGCGGCCGACCGGCTCGCGCACGACATCATCGCCTACGACGTCAGCGACGTCCTGTCGATCACCGACGCCTTCCTCGTGGCCTCGGCTCCCAACGACCGCCAGGTCAAGTCGATCGTCGACGAGATCGAGGAGCGGCTGCAGAAGGAGCTCGGCGCCAAGCCGGTGCGCCGCGAGGGCGACCGCGACGCCCGCTGGATCCTGCTCGACTACGTCGACATCGTCGTCCACGTCCAGCACAGCGAGGAGCGCGTGTTCTACGCGCTCGAGCGCCTGTGGAAGGACTGCCCCGAGATCGCCCTCCCGGAGGACGCGGTCAAGACCCGGGGCAAGGCCGAGGAGCACGCCCAGCTCAACGGCGGCACGGAAGGTGAGCAGAACTGA
- a CDS encoding M48 family metallopeptidase, which yields MTDTGHEGVPSRQRKRFPGISSRAYEHPADRSALVALRKLSGFDTVFKALSGLLPERSLRLLFLSDSVRVSDAQFAHLNDMLRDACYILDLKKVPPMYVTQDPQPNAMCIGLDEPIIVVTTGLVELLDEEEMRAVVGHEVGHALSGHSVYRTILLFLTGLALKVAWIPLGNVAIMAIVTALREWFRKSELSADRAGLLVGQDLRASMRGLMKIAGGNHLHEMNVDAFLAQADEYEKGGDLRDSVLKILNVLPRTHPFTTVRAAELKKWSESRDYQRLMDGHYPRRDEDKDTSVTDSFRESAAHYADTVRTSKDPLMKLVGDIAGGAGDLGGKLRDRFTGASGGAASGGGATGKGGASASDTRTGTDATDGSEGTWRRPGPEEEPGAGG from the coding sequence ATGACCGACACCGGCCACGAGGGCGTGCCGAGCAGGCAGCGCAAGCGATTCCCGGGCATCTCGTCCCGGGCGTACGAACACCCGGCGGACCGCTCGGCCCTGGTGGCCCTGCGGAAGCTGAGCGGCTTCGACACCGTGTTCAAGGCGCTGAGCGGTCTGCTTCCCGAGCGCAGTCTGCGGCTCCTCTTCCTGTCGGACTCCGTCCGGGTGAGTGACGCGCAGTTCGCGCATCTCAACGACATGCTGCGGGACGCCTGTTACATCCTGGACCTGAAGAAGGTCCCTCCGATGTACGTCACGCAGGACCCCCAGCCCAACGCCATGTGCATCGGTCTCGACGAGCCGATCATCGTGGTGACGACGGGGCTCGTGGAGCTGCTCGACGAGGAGGAGATGCGGGCCGTCGTGGGCCACGAGGTGGGCCACGCCCTCTCGGGTCACTCGGTGTACCGGACGATATTGCTCTTCCTCACCGGCCTCGCGCTCAAGGTGGCGTGGATTCCGCTCGGCAACGTCGCGATCATGGCGATCGTGACGGCGCTGCGCGAGTGGTTCCGCAAGTCGGAGCTGTCCGCCGACCGGGCAGGGCTGCTGGTGGGCCAGGACCTGCGTGCGTCGATGCGCGGGCTGATGAAGATCGCCGGCGGCAATCACCTCCACGAGATGAACGTGGACGCCTTCCTCGCCCAGGCCGACGAGTACGAGAAGGGCGGAGACCTCCGCGACTCCGTGCTCAAGATCCTCAACGTCCTGCCCCGGACCCACCCGTTCACCACGGTGCGTGCGGCCGAGCTGAAGAAGTGGTCGGAGTCGCGCGACTACCAGCGCCTGATGGACGGCCATTACCCGCGCCGCGACGAGGACAAGGACACCTCGGTGACGGACTCCTTCCGGGAGTCCGCGGCCCACTACGCGGACACGGTGCGCACGAGCAAGGACCCGCTGATGAAGCTCGTCGGTGATATCGCGGGCGGCGCGGGGGACCTCGGCGGCAAGCTCCGGGACAGGTTCACCGGGGCGAGCGGCGGGGCTGCCTCGGGAGGCGGCGCCACCGGCAAGGGTGGCGCGTCCGCCTCGGACACGAGGACCGGCACGGACGCTACGGACGGCTCGGAGGGGACTTGGCGGCGTCCGGGCCCCGAGGAGGAGCCGGGGGCTGGGGGCTGA
- the nadD gene encoding nicotinate-nucleotide adenylyltransferase codes for MGEQEVPTGRGKRRLGVMGGTFDPIHHGHLVAASEVAAHFDLDEVVFVPTGQPWQKSHKQVSPAEDRYLMTVIATASNPQFSVSRSDIDRGGPTYTIDTLRDLCTAHGDADLFFITGADALSQILTWRDAEELFSLSHFIGVTRPGHVLTDDGLPEGGVSLVEVPALAISSTDCRARVAQGEPVWYLVPDGVVRYIDKRQLYRGE; via the coding sequence ATGGGAGAGCAGGAAGTGCCTACCGGACGCGGCAAGCGCCGACTCGGCGTGATGGGCGGGACATTCGACCCGATCCACCACGGCCACCTCGTGGCGGCCAGCGAAGTGGCCGCCCATTTCGACCTGGACGAAGTCGTCTTCGTGCCGACGGGACAGCCGTGGCAGAAAAGCCACAAGCAGGTGTCCCCGGCCGAGGACCGCTATCTCATGACGGTCATCGCCACCGCGTCCAACCCGCAGTTCTCGGTGAGCCGCAGCGACATCGACCGTGGCGGGCCGACCTACACGATCGATACGCTGCGGGATCTGTGCACGGCCCACGGTGACGCGGACCTGTTCTTCATCACCGGCGCCGACGCCCTGTCCCAGATCCTCACCTGGCGGGACGCCGAGGAACTCTTCTCGCTCTCCCACTTCATCGGTGTGACCCGGCCGGGTCACGTGCTGACGGACGACGGACTGCCCGAGGGCGGTGTCTCGCTGGTGGAGGTGCCCGCGCTGGCGATCTCGTCCACCGACTGCCGGGCGAGGGTCGCCCAAGGGGAGCCGGTCTGGTACCTGGTGCCGGACGGTGTCGTCCGCTACATCGACAAGCGCCAGCTGTACCGCGGCGAATGA
- a CDS encoding SCO2583 family membrane protein — MAGRGEPPEGTPENSSGGEDEYRSLVFDESFVRAARLQEFSARERMGEPARAVRSLPGRVSRRHRSRAGIALVVLIALAFATAVYMGFRNPYPAPVGRRAEPLHTTVVPLAPQGPVPAGTPESLLDDGPAAGFRTGASGINLPAVRRTKNFSDSQVTMGLTTVKDYLVASALDPDVLTGGVVRPVGRLLDPDQTVQFDRSVGAPAADGEHLATGWLVRFDPAKVELADPEIRVQGTFTYAEAGADTLEVVSDHTFTYTLRPAVSGPHRADAASLFTVRRVMRFLLDREDIRLHRLEVRSAYVQAGPQSCSADMAGVLRPLLAGERADTRGPAGTDPYATGVPTAALCGTLAVSPQPPAPPRGPDAAKSPPSRP, encoded by the coding sequence ATGGCAGGCCGCGGAGAACCGCCGGAAGGGACGCCCGAGAACTCTTCGGGCGGCGAGGACGAGTACCGCTCCCTCGTCTTCGACGAATCGTTTGTGCGCGCCGCCCGGCTTCAGGAGTTCTCCGCCAGGGAACGCATGGGTGAACCTGCCCGCGCCGTACGCTCCCTCCCCGGCAGGGTCTCCCGCAGGCACCGCTCCAGGGCCGGCATAGCGCTCGTGGTGCTGATCGCCCTGGCGTTCGCCACCGCCGTCTACATGGGTTTCCGCAACCCCTACCCGGCCCCCGTCGGCCGACGGGCCGAACCGCTGCACACAACCGTCGTCCCGCTGGCCCCCCAGGGCCCGGTCCCCGCGGGGACACCGGAGTCCCTCCTCGACGACGGTCCGGCAGCGGGATTCCGCACCGGCGCCTCGGGCATCAACCTTCCGGCCGTACGGAGGACCAAGAACTTCTCGGACAGCCAGGTGACCATGGGCCTGACCACGGTCAAGGACTACCTGGTCGCATCGGCGCTGGACCCCGACGTGCTCACCGGAGGAGTCGTCCGGCCGGTCGGGCGCCTCCTCGACCCGGACCAGACGGTGCAGTTCGACCGGAGCGTAGGCGCGCCGGCCGCCGACGGCGAGCACCTGGCGACCGGCTGGCTGGTGCGTTTCGACCCGGCGAAGGTGGAACTGGCCGACCCCGAGATCCGGGTGCAGGGCACCTTCACCTATGCGGAGGCGGGGGCGGACACGCTGGAAGTCGTGTCCGACCACACCTTCACCTACACACTGCGACCTGCGGTCTCCGGCCCTCACCGCGCCGACGCGGCTTCGCTGTTCACCGTGCGCCGCGTCATGCGCTTCCTCCTCGACCGCGAGGACATCAGGCTCCACCGGCTGGAGGTCCGCAGCGCCTACGTCCAGGCCGGCCCGCAGTCCTGCTCCGCCGACATGGCGGGTGTCCTGCGCCCGCTGCTCGCAGGCGAGCGGGCGGACACCCGGGGGCCCGCCGGCACCGATCCCTACGCCACGGGCGTGCCCACGGCCGCCCTCTGCGGCACCCTGGCGGTCAGCCCCCAGCCCCCGGCTCCTCCTCGGGGCCCGGACGCCGCCAAGTCCCCTCCGAGCCGTCCGTAG
- a CDS encoding glutamate-5-semialdehyde dehydrogenase encodes MTTLSPYDNMSPVAQAAYRARAAADDIAPLPRAAKDDALLAIADALEVRTGEIIEANAEDIARARETGTSESVVDRLTLTPERVRAIAADARDVAALPDPVGEVVRGSTLPNGIDLRQVRVPLGVVGIIYEARPNVTVDAAALCLKSGNAVLLRGSSSAYASNTALVRVLRDAVGGSGLPADAVQLVPGENRDSVRELMRARGLVDVLIPRGGASLIRTVVEESTVPVIETGTGNCHVYVDAQTDLGMAVEILVNSKAQRPSVCNSAETLLVHKDIAAEFLPLALDALADAGVTVHGDERVLSYAEGSKATVVAATPEDWETEYLSYDIAAAVVESLEGAVAHIRLWSSGHTEAIVTTSQAAARRFTQLVDSTTVAVNASTRFTDGGQFGFGAEIGISTQKLHARGPMGLPELTSTKYIVTGDGHIR; translated from the coding sequence ATGACCACGCTTTCGCCGTACGACAACATGTCCCCGGTCGCCCAGGCCGCCTACCGGGCACGCGCCGCCGCCGACGACATCGCGCCACTCCCGCGCGCGGCGAAGGACGACGCCCTCCTGGCGATCGCGGACGCGCTCGAGGTGCGCACGGGCGAGATCATCGAGGCCAACGCCGAGGACATCGCCCGGGCCCGGGAAACCGGGACCAGCGAGTCCGTCGTCGACCGGCTGACGCTCACCCCGGAGCGCGTCCGCGCCATCGCCGCGGACGCCCGGGACGTGGCCGCCCTGCCCGACCCGGTCGGCGAAGTGGTCCGCGGCTCCACCCTTCCGAACGGCATCGACCTGCGCCAGGTCCGGGTACCGCTCGGGGTGGTCGGCATCATCTACGAGGCCCGCCCCAACGTGACCGTCGACGCCGCCGCCCTCTGCCTCAAGTCGGGCAACGCCGTGCTGCTGCGCGGCTCCTCGTCGGCGTACGCCTCCAACACCGCTCTCGTACGGGTCCTCCGCGACGCCGTGGGCGGCTCCGGTCTCCCGGCGGACGCGGTGCAGCTGGTGCCGGGGGAGAACCGTGACTCGGTGCGCGAACTGATGCGGGCCCGCGGACTGGTCGACGTGCTGATCCCGCGTGGCGGCGCCTCCCTCATCCGCACGGTCGTGGAGGAGTCGACCGTCCCCGTCATCGAGACCGGCACCGGCAACTGCCACGTGTACGTGGACGCGCAGACCGATCTCGGCATGGCCGTCGAGATCCTGGTCAACTCCAAGGCGCAGCGCCCGAGCGTCTGCAACTCCGCCGAGACGCTCCTCGTCCACAAGGACATCGCCGCCGAGTTCCTTCCCCTGGCCCTCGACGCCCTGGCCGACGCCGGGGTGACGGTGCACGGCGACGAGCGGGTCCTGTCCTACGCCGAGGGCTCCAAGGCGACGGTCGTGGCGGCGACGCCCGAGGACTGGGAGACCGAGTACCTCTCGTACGACATCGCGGCGGCCGTCGTGGAGTCGCTGGAGGGGGCCGTGGCGCACATCAGGCTCTGGTCCTCCGGCCACACGGAGGCGATCGTCACCACCTCGCAGGCCGCGGCCCGCCGGTTCACCCAGCTGGTCGATTCCACGACGGTCGCCGTGAACGCGTCCACGCGGTTCACCGACGGCGGCCAGTTCGGCTTCGGGGCCGAGATCGGCATCTCCACCCAGAAGCTCCACGCCCGGGGCCCGATGGGGCTTCCGGAGCTGACGTCGACGAAGTACATCGTCACCGGGGACGGCCACATCCGATAG